From a region of the Sphingopyxis sp. YR583 genome:
- a CDS encoding Hsp70 family protein: MDKAAASALGLDFGTTNSVVALADGQGGTRLVEFGDAGDAVFRSALCFWEEERGWNGIAHEAGPWAIDEYLQSPLDSRFIQSFKSVAASPLFERAMIFNKPFRFEDMGRLFLQRLVAHAGGALDARPRRIIVGRPVEYAGARPDPDLARQRYDAMLAAFGTEIYYVHEPLGAAHSYASCLTEPATILVADFGGGTTDFSIVRVAEPGSPRRCVPLASSGIGIAGDRFDYRIVDRLVLPLLGKGSNYRSFDKLLEIPGGYFADFGDWSRLAMMRNRRTLDEIRRLQRDAEHPDLIGRMIALIEHEQGFPLYDAVGRLKRALSGSDRAQFHFAGGGIEIGADVQRQDFEQWIADDLRRIEAAMDQALARAGTVPEAIDRVFLTGGSSLIPAIRALFNRRFGEARIATGGELTSIAHGLALIGEESDPAEWAA, encoded by the coding sequence ATGGACAAGGCGGCCGCGAGCGCGCTCGGCCTCGATTTCGGCACGACGAACAGCGTCGTCGCGCTTGCCGATGGCCAGGGTGGCACCAGACTCGTCGAGTTTGGCGATGCCGGTGACGCGGTGTTCCGCTCGGCACTCTGCTTCTGGGAAGAAGAGCGCGGCTGGAACGGCATTGCGCACGAGGCGGGACCGTGGGCGATCGACGAATATCTGCAATCGCCGCTCGACAGCCGTTTCATCCAGTCGTTCAAGAGCGTCGCCGCGAGCCCCTTGTTCGAGCGCGCGATGATCTTCAACAAACCTTTCCGCTTCGAGGATATGGGACGGCTGTTCCTTCAGCGCCTCGTCGCCCATGCCGGCGGCGCGCTCGACGCGCGGCCACGCCGCATCATCGTTGGCCGCCCGGTCGAATATGCGGGAGCACGCCCCGATCCCGACCTCGCGCGACAGCGCTATGACGCGATGCTCGCGGCGTTCGGCACCGAAATATACTATGTCCACGAGCCGCTCGGCGCCGCACACAGCTATGCCTCGTGCCTGACCGAGCCCGCGACGATCCTCGTCGCCGACTTCGGCGGTGGCACCACCGACTTTTCGATCGTCCGCGTCGCCGAGCCCGGGAGTCCGCGTCGCTGCGTGCCGCTCGCCTCGTCGGGTATCGGCATAGCGGGCGACCGCTTCGATTATCGCATCGTCGACCGGCTCGTGCTGCCTTTGCTCGGCAAGGGCAGCAATTATAGATCGTTCGACAAATTGCTCGAGATCCCGGGCGGCTATTTCGCCGATTTTGGCGACTGGTCGCGGCTTGCGATGATGCGCAACCGACGGACGCTCGACGAAATCCGCCGCCTGCAACGCGATGCCGAGCACCCCGATCTGATCGGCCGCATGATCGCGTTGATCGAACATGAGCAGGGTTTTCCGCTTTATGACGCGGTGGGCAGGCTCAAGCGCGCGCTGTCGGGCAGCGATCGGGCGCAATTTCATTTCGCCGGGGGCGGGATCGAGATTGGCGCGGACGTGCAGCGGCAGGATTTCGAGCAATGGATTGCCGATGACCTCCGCCGGATCGAGGCGGCGATGGATCAGGCGCTCGCCCGTGCGGGCACAGTGCCCGAAGCGATCGACCGTGTTTTCCTGACCGGCGGATCCTCGCTGATCCCCGCAATCCGTGCGCTCTTCAACCGGCGTTTCGGCGAAGCGCGTATTGCGACGGGCGGCGAACTGACCTCGATCGCGCACGGCCTCGCGCTGATTGGCGAGGAATCCGATCCCGCCGAGTGGGCGGCGTGA
- a CDS encoding TetR/AcrR family transcriptional regulator, translating to MDDAAAMRRKAFVDAARELFFANGYAGTTMSSIASKVGGSKTTLWTYFPSKEDLFAAVVDGIVEQYGDALTIELPFDEPVPDVLRRFGNVLMTKLTAKPLLSLYRLVVGEADRFPHLAETFYDRGPRRGKARMAEWMGEKMVRGEIRMGDPMRAMQQFSGLLQSGLYQFALLNLPESRDISRLQEEIEAAVDTFYRAWGPEA from the coding sequence TTGGACGATGCCGCGGCGATGCGCCGCAAGGCATTCGTAGATGCCGCGCGCGAGCTGTTTTTCGCAAATGGTTATGCGGGGACGACAATGTCGTCGATCGCCAGCAAGGTCGGCGGATCGAAAACGACGCTATGGACTTATTTCCCGTCGAAAGAGGATTTGTTCGCCGCGGTGGTCGACGGAATCGTCGAGCAATATGGCGATGCGCTGACGATCGAGCTCCCGTTCGACGAGCCGGTGCCCGACGTGCTGCGCCGGTTCGGCAATGTCTTGATGACCAAGCTGACCGCAAAACCCCTGCTGTCGCTCTATCGTCTCGTCGTCGGTGAAGCCGACCGCTTCCCGCATCTCGCAGAAACCTTTTACGACCGCGGCCCGCGACGCGGGAAAGCGCGCATGGCCGAATGGATGGGCGAAAAGATGGTGCGCGGCGAGATAAGAATGGGCGATCCGATGCGTGCCATGCAGCAGTTTTCAGGCCTGCTCCAGTCGGGTCTCTATCAGTTCGCGCTCCTGAATCTGCCCGAGAGCCGCGACATCAGCCGCTTGCAAGAGGAAATCGAGGCCGCGGTCGACACCTTCTATCGTGCATGGGGGCCCGAAGCCTGA
- a CDS encoding efflux transporter outer membrane subunit — MPRSIFLSSAIIGLLAGCATVPDLGPKPAPVAAESLESRASLAGETGEWPAEGWWQTLGDAQLDALIAEGLKGSPDVAIAAARVRAAEAMAQQAGAALLPRVGAEASAGGVQQSKNMGIPPEFVPDGIQDTGHIAATFSFDLDLWGRNRAALAAATSEAEAARVDEAQARLMLTTGIASAYADLAGYYRALDVANDAVRVRAASADLSGERARAGIENQASQRQAESRAASARADVVALEEAIATTRNRIAALLGAGPDRGMSIMRPQMTRPSLGLPGNAGIDLIGRRPDIVAARLRSEAAAKRIDVARADFYPNISLSALVGLQSLGLSNLFKSGSEYGNGGAAISLPIFEGGRLQGRYRGSRADYDVAVATYDRTLIGALRDVADIVAQRAATERQLVGRREALTAAAEASKLADLRYRAGLSNQIVQLTAEDSMVALSRDVADLEARQLTLDIALIRALGGGYRAQNPTGDE; from the coding sequence ATGCCCCGATCAATTTTTCTCTCCTCCGCCATTATCGGCCTGTTAGCGGGCTGCGCGACCGTACCCGACCTTGGGCCGAAGCCCGCGCCGGTTGCCGCCGAGTCGCTCGAATCGCGTGCGTCCCTTGCCGGTGAAACCGGCGAATGGCCGGCCGAAGGCTGGTGGCAAACCCTGGGCGACGCGCAGCTTGACGCGCTGATCGCCGAGGGATTGAAAGGCTCGCCCGACGTAGCGATCGCCGCCGCGCGTGTCCGGGCCGCCGAGGCGATGGCGCAGCAGGCGGGTGCCGCGCTGCTGCCGCGCGTCGGCGCCGAAGCCAGCGCGGGCGGAGTCCAGCAGAGCAAAAATATGGGCATTCCGCCCGAGTTCGTGCCCGATGGCATCCAGGATACGGGGCATATCGCCGCAACTTTCAGCTTCGACCTCGACCTGTGGGGCCGCAATCGCGCGGCGCTCGCCGCGGCGACGTCCGAGGCCGAGGCCGCACGCGTCGACGAGGCGCAGGCACGGTTGATGCTGACGACCGGGATCGCGTCGGCTTACGCCGATCTCGCGGGCTATTATCGCGCACTCGACGTTGCCAATGATGCGGTGCGCGTTCGCGCTGCGAGCGCCGACCTGTCGGGCGAGCGTGCCCGCGCGGGTATCGAGAATCAGGCGAGCCAGCGGCAGGCCGAAAGCCGCGCGGCCTCGGCGCGCGCCGATGTCGTCGCGCTCGAAGAAGCGATTGCGACGACGCGCAACCGGATTGCCGCGCTGCTCGGCGCCGGGCCCGATCGCGGAATGTCGATCATGCGCCCGCAGATGACGCGGCCGTCGCTCGGCCTGCCGGGCAATGCCGGAATCGACCTGATCGGGCGGCGTCCCGATATCGTTGCGGCGCGGCTGCGCTCCGAAGCCGCCGCCAAGCGCATCGACGTCGCGCGCGCCGATTTCTACCCCAATATCAGCCTGTCGGCGCTCGTCGGACTCCAGTCACTCGGCCTCTCCAACCTGTTCAAATCGGGGTCCGAATATGGCAATGGCGGCGCCGCGATCAGCCTGCCGATCTTCGAAGGCGGGCGGCTGCAGGGACGCTATCGCGGATCGCGTGCCGACTATGATGTCGCGGTCGCCACCTATGACCGCACATTGATCGGCGCGCTGCGCGATGTCGCCGACATCGTCGCACAGCGCGCCGCGACCGAGCGTCAGCTCGTCGGACGGCGGGAGGCGCTGACCGCCGCCGCCGAAGCTTCAAAACTTGCAGACCTGCGCTACCGCGCCGGCCTCTCGAACCAGATCGTCCAACTCACCGCCGAGGACAGCATGGTGGCCTTGAGCCGCGACGTCGCTGACCTCGAAGCGCGGCAGCTTACCCTCGATATCGCCCTGATCCGTGCGCTCGGCGGCGGATATCGCGCGCAAAATCCAACAGGAGACGAATGA